The following are encoded in a window of Bradyrhizobium sp. WBOS07 genomic DNA:
- a CDS encoding multidrug effflux MFS transporter encodes MSDVNADDWVSAGHRPMRFPEFVIVIASIMALNPLAMDMMLPALPNIGAAFRIPVANHLQLVLSTFLIGFGVGQFVMGPLSDRFGRRPVLLGGMAVYAVASVLAVAAPSFETLLLARALQGLGTAATRVIATSIVRDCYAGRRMASVMSLAMMVFIAVPVIAPSFGQAVLLVTAWRGIFVVLMLYGLLALAWCVLRLPETLPESERRSLAPADVLSAFRQTVTHRQTIGYATAAGSVMGALFAYVFCAQQVFTGIYRLGHYFPLAFAAVAVGVAIAGFLNARLVGRLGMRVISHGALALYTAVAGVMLLTESLGMLPLSLFMLLSALMMFSFGMMVANFTALAMESQGHIAGTASSLYGSITTLIGIVVGMAIGQSFDGTLLPFSIGFFLSTLAALGIVLAVEKGRLFRPHHRPIA; translated from the coding sequence TTGTCTGACGTCAATGCCGACGACTGGGTGTCCGCGGGACACCGCCCGATGCGCTTTCCGGAATTCGTCATCGTGATCGCGTCCATCATGGCGCTGAATCCGCTTGCAATGGACATGATGTTGCCGGCGCTGCCCAATATCGGGGCAGCCTTCAGGATCCCCGTCGCCAATCACCTCCAATTGGTGCTGTCGACCTTCCTGATCGGCTTTGGTGTCGGTCAGTTCGTCATGGGCCCGCTGTCGGACCGTTTCGGCCGCCGGCCGGTGCTGCTCGGCGGCATGGCGGTCTATGCGGTGGCGAGCGTGCTGGCAGTCGCAGCGCCCTCGTTCGAGACGCTGCTGCTGGCGCGCGCGCTGCAGGGATTGGGCACCGCGGCGACGCGCGTGATCGCGACCTCGATCGTGCGCGACTGCTATGCCGGCCGCCGCATGGCGAGCGTGATGTCGCTCGCCATGATGGTGTTCATCGCGGTGCCCGTGATCGCCCCCTCGTTCGGACAGGCGGTGTTGCTGGTGACGGCGTGGCGCGGCATCTTCGTGGTGCTGATGCTCTACGGGCTGCTCGCGCTCGCATGGTGCGTGCTGCGGCTGCCCGAGACGCTTCCCGAGTCGGAACGCAGGTCGCTGGCGCCCGCCGACGTGCTCTCGGCGTTCCGGCAGACCGTGACCCATCGCCAGACCATCGGCTATGCCACGGCTGCCGGCAGCGTGATGGGCGCACTCTTCGCGTACGTGTTCTGCGCGCAGCAGGTCTTCACCGGCATCTATCGCCTCGGCCATTACTTCCCGCTCGCTTTCGCGGCGGTCGCGGTCGGCGTCGCCATTGCCGGCTTCCTCAATGCAAGGCTGGTCGGGCGGCTCGGCATGCGCGTGATCTCGCACGGCGCGCTGGCGCTCTATACCGCCGTGGCCGGCGTGATGCTGCTGACGGAAAGCCTCGGCATGCTGCCACTGTCCCTTTTCATGCTTCTCTCCGCCCTGATGATGTTCTCGTTCGGCATGATGGTCGCCAACTTCACTGCGCTCGCGATGGAATCGCAGGGACACATCGCCGGCACCGCCTCCTCGCTCTACGGCTCGATCACGACGCTGATCGGCATCGTGGTCGGCATGGCGATCGGGCAGAGCTTCGACGGCACGCTGCTGCCGTTCTCGATCGGCTTCTTCCTGTCGACGCTCGCCGCGCTCGGGATCGTGCTGGCGGTCGAGAAGGGACGGCTGTTCAGGCCGCATCATCGCCCCATCGCCTGA
- a CDS encoding ABC transporter substrate-binding protein → MLHFMRRGPRAFASKLALSVVALSTALASPVLAAGKTITAVMHSDLRIIDPIFTTAYITRDHGYMVYDTLVATDSSFKVQPQMADWKVSDDKLTYTFTLRDGLKWHDGAPVTAEDCVASLKRWAAVDGMGQKLMDFTASIEATDAKTITLKLKEAYGLVLDSIGKPSSRVAFMMPKRLAETPPDKQIPEQIGSGPFKFVQGEFQPGVKAVYVKNTDYVPRKEPASWTSGGKVVKVDRVEWITMPDSQTAVNALQSGDIDFMENLPFDMLPVLEPNKELTIEVLNKFGFQTLGRMNFLHPPFDNVKVRRAALLAMNQKDVLDALVGNAKYQKICGAFFICDTPLATDAGSETLIKGNGMAQAKKALAESGYDGTPIVIMAPGDVTTLKAQPIVAAQLLREAGFKVDLQATDWQTVVSRRASQKPPKEGGWNMFFTNWVAADVSNPIANLSIGGQGKKGWFGWAEDAKIEQLKDAFVRAASVDDQKKIAADIQKQAYEQVIYIPLGQYLIPSGWRKSLTGVLDGPATPVFWNIDKKE, encoded by the coding sequence CGCCGCCGGCAAGACCATCACGGCGGTGATGCATTCCGATCTGCGCATCATCGATCCGATCTTCACCACGGCCTACATCACGCGTGACCACGGCTACATGGTCTACGACACGCTGGTGGCTACCGATTCGAGCTTCAAGGTCCAGCCGCAGATGGCGGACTGGAAGGTCTCCGACGACAAGCTCACCTACACCTTCACGCTCCGCGACGGGCTGAAGTGGCATGACGGCGCGCCGGTGACGGCGGAGGATTGCGTCGCTTCTCTGAAGCGCTGGGCTGCGGTCGACGGCATGGGCCAGAAGCTCATGGACTTCACCGCCAGCATCGAGGCGACCGACGCCAAGACCATCACGTTGAAGCTGAAGGAGGCTTACGGCCTCGTGCTCGACTCCATCGGCAAGCCGTCCTCGCGCGTCGCCTTCATGATGCCCAAGCGCCTCGCCGAGACGCCGCCGGACAAGCAGATCCCCGAGCAGATCGGTTCGGGTCCCTTCAAGTTCGTGCAGGGTGAATTCCAGCCGGGCGTGAAGGCGGTCTACGTCAAGAATACCGATTACGTGCCGCGCAAGGAGCCGGCGAGCTGGACCTCCGGCGGCAAGGTCGTGAAGGTCGACCGCGTCGAGTGGATCACCATGCCGGACTCGCAGACCGCGGTGAACGCGCTGCAGTCGGGCGACATCGATTTCATGGAGAACCTGCCGTTCGACATGCTGCCGGTGCTGGAGCCCAACAAGGAGCTCACGATCGAGGTCCTGAACAAGTTCGGCTTTCAGACGCTCGGCCGGATGAACTTCCTTCATCCGCCGTTCGACAACGTGAAGGTGCGGCGCGCCGCCTTGCTGGCGATGAACCAGAAGGACGTGCTCGACGCGCTGGTCGGCAACGCTAAATATCAGAAGATCTGCGGCGCGTTCTTCATTTGCGACACGCCGCTCGCAACCGATGCGGGCTCCGAGACCCTGATCAAGGGCAACGGAATGGCGCAAGCCAAGAAGGCGCTGGCCGAGTCCGGCTATGACGGTACGCCGATCGTGATCATGGCCCCCGGCGATGTCACGACGCTGAAGGCGCAGCCGATCGTTGCGGCCCAGCTGCTGCGCGAGGCCGGCTTCAAGGTCGACCTTCAGGCGACCGACTGGCAGACGGTGGTGAGCCGCCGCGCCAGCCAGAAGCCGCCGAAGGAAGGCGGCTGGAACATGTTCTTCACCAACTGGGTCGCGGCCGACGTGTCCAACCCGATCGCCAATCTCTCGATCGGCGGCCAGGGCAAGAAGGGCTGGTTCGGCTGGGCGGAGGACGCCAAGATCGAGCAGCTCAAGGACGCTTTCGTCCGCGCGGCCTCGGTCGACGATCAGAAGAAGATCGCCGCTGACATCCAGAAGCAGGCCTATGAGCAGGTGATCTACATTCCGCTGGGGCAGTATCTGATCCCGAGCGGCTGGCGTAAATCGCTGACCGGCGTGCTCGACGGTCCCGCGACGCCGGTGTTCTGGAATATCGACAAGAAGGAGTAG